From the genome of Gemmatimonas phototrophica, one region includes:
- a CDS encoding amidase family protein gives MRHLSQALLFAAVTATSANAQPAKPLEVTEATVTQLQQAMAEGRATSVSITRAYLARIAAYDQAGPRLNAIIRLNPRALQQAAALDAERRAGKVRGPLHGVPIILKDNYDTGDMPTSAGSLALATSQPARDGFVVQRLRDAGAIVLAKANMHELAAGITNISSLGGQTRNPYDPARCPGGSSGGTGAAIAASFATIGWGSDTCGSIRIPSAFGSLVGLRPTIGMVSRTGIIPLSHTQDIGGPLARTVTDLAIALDISVAYDSADATTESVRTGRAKFLPALNRDALRGTRIGLFLPYLRDTDSEIADSVRAAMAVMTKLGATVVEVPMAEFDTLIANTSVINMETKGDLAAYLAGVPNAPVKSIGDIVRRGQFDRELEVRFRSADTFPALPNAAHTTTLARQQALRARVEYLLDSLKLSAFAYPTVRQKPVFPGQVQPGSTCPLGAQSGLPSIAMPAGFTSDGLPVSVELLGKGFSDVDLVSYAYAFEQAGPRRRAPSTTPALVNGAAPVTRPLTITARSGSATVTTLLTIDAVHNELRWTVRTSMPNQITAVVLRRQGGGTLTGPASGTIGSAPVMARMTIPSEALRVVARLMGPNRTTASGSLPLSYADRVAFAEKRLSIAVMSSTGLVAEEIVK, from the coding sequence ATGCGCCACCTAAGCCAAGCCCTGCTGTTCGCAGCGGTCACCGCCACCAGCGCCAACGCGCAGCCCGCCAAGCCGCTCGAAGTCACCGAAGCCACCGTGACGCAGCTGCAGCAGGCCATGGCCGAGGGGCGTGCGACGAGTGTGAGTATCACGCGCGCCTATCTCGCGCGCATTGCCGCCTACGATCAGGCCGGGCCGCGGCTCAACGCCATCATTCGTCTCAATCCGCGCGCGTTACAGCAGGCCGCCGCGCTCGACGCCGAACGACGCGCCGGCAAGGTGCGTGGTCCGTTGCACGGCGTGCCCATCATTCTCAAGGACAACTACGACACCGGTGACATGCCCACCAGCGCCGGGTCGCTGGCACTGGCCACCAGTCAGCCCGCGCGCGACGGTTTTGTGGTGCAGCGGCTGCGCGATGCCGGCGCCATTGTGCTGGCCAAGGCCAACATGCACGAACTTGCGGCGGGCATTACCAACATCAGCTCGCTGGGCGGACAAACGCGCAACCCGTACGACCCCGCGCGCTGCCCCGGTGGCTCCAGCGGTGGCACCGGTGCCGCCATTGCCGCCAGCTTTGCGACCATTGGCTGGGGCTCCGACACCTGCGGCTCCATTCGCATTCCCAGCGCCTTTGGCAGCCTGGTGGGCCTGCGCCCCACCATTGGCATGGTGAGCCGCACCGGCATCATCCCGCTCTCGCACACGCAGGACATTGGCGGGCCGCTCGCGCGTACCGTGACTGACCTGGCCATCGCGCTCGATATTTCGGTGGCGTACGATTCCGCCGATGCGACAACGGAATCCGTGCGCACCGGACGCGCAAAGTTCCTCCCCGCGCTCAATCGCGACGCGCTGCGCGGCACCCGTATTGGCCTCTTTCTGCCGTATCTGCGCGACACCGACAGCGAAATCGCCGACAGCGTGCGCGCCGCCATGGCGGTCATGACCAAGCTCGGTGCCACTGTGGTGGAGGTGCCCATGGCCGAGTTTGACACGCTCATTGCCAATACGAGCGTCATCAATATGGAGACCAAGGGTGACCTCGCCGCGTATCTCGCCGGCGTGCCCAACGCGCCCGTGAAGAGCATTGGTGACATCGTGCGGCGCGGACAGTTCGATCGCGAACTGGAAGTTCGCTTCCGCAGCGCCGATACCTTTCCCGCACTCCCCAACGCCGCGCACACCACCACACTGGCGCGGCAGCAAGCGCTGCGCGCGCGTGTGGAGTATCTGCTGGACAGTCTCAAGCTCAGCGCGTTCGCCTATCCCACCGTGCGCCAGAAGCCGGTGTTCCCCGGCCAGGTGCAACCCGGCAGCACCTGTCCGCTCGGTGCGCAGAGCGGACTCCCCAGCATTGCCATGCCCGCCGGATTCACCAGCGATGGCCTGCCGGTCAGCGTGGAGCTGCTGGGTAAAGGGTTCAGCGATGTGGATCTCGTGAGTTATGCCTACGCCTTTGAGCAAGCCGGTCCGAGGCGGCGCGCACCATCCACCACACCAGCGCTGGTGAATGGCGCGGCACCCGTGACGCGCCCACTCACCATTACGGCCCGTTCCGGCAGCGCCACGGTCACCACGCTGCTCACCATCGATGCCGTGCACAACGAGCTGCGCTGGACCGTACGTACCAGCATGCCCAATCAGATCACCGCCGTGGTGCTGCGCCGACAGGGTGGCGGCACGCTCACCGGCCCCGCCTCCGGCACCATCGGCAGCGCTCCTGTGATGGCGCGCATGACCATCCCCAGCGAAGCGCTGCGCGTCGTCGCCCGCCTCATGGGCCCCAACCGCACCACCGCCAGCGGCTCGCTGCCGCTCTCCTACGCCGACCGCGTCGCCTTCGCCGAGAAGCGGCTATCCATTGCCGTCATGTCCTCTACCGGTCTTGTAGCAGAAGAAATCGTAAAGTGA
- a CDS encoding putative quinol monooxygenase, which translates to MLIVQVFVHVKPEFVDAFKAATLDNATNSVLEPGIVRFDVLQQQDDPTKFTLIEAYIADDAPAAHKATAHYARWRDAVEPMMAEPRTNVKYGDVHVPY; encoded by the coding sequence ATGCTCATTGTTCAGGTTTTTGTGCACGTGAAGCCCGAGTTCGTGGACGCCTTCAAGGCGGCCACACTCGACAACGCCACCAACAGCGTGCTGGAGCCGGGCATCGTGCGCTTCGACGTGCTGCAGCAGCAGGACGACCCCACGAAGTTCACGCTCATTGAAGCGTACATCGCCGACGATGCCCCCGCCGCTCACAAGGCCACCGCGCACTACGCCCGCTGGCGTGATGCCGTGGAGCCCATGATGGCCGAGCCGCGCACGAACGTGAAGTACGGCGACGTGCACGTGCCGTACTGA
- a CDS encoding amidohydrolase: protein MKFCSLLPAACLLLPGLLAAQATAAADAVYLNARVWTGDSLNPAAEALAVRGGRLVGVGREADIRMLVGPATKVTDLGGQRVVPGFIDAHWHLPTQSRADLVGAGNVQEIVKRLQAWAARLPKGAWVVGRGWTPSDFPQNAAHKQYLDAAFPSQPVFITDRDGHQALANSVALRLAQVTAATKDPAQGVVERGAGGVPTGLLKESASGLVSRLIPPPSAADISRRIHEETRAAASHGITMVHEASRREASGEVFEVLAAAAKADTMLLRWYVSVPFNPGATRAQLASYVALKQRFSGPWLRYGIAKGMLDGTVDAQTAAMLEPYANTDATGLPFWSASQLNGGVVRYDSAGLQVELHAIGDKAVRMALDAFAQAQRANGKRDSRHRVEHIEVPHPGDLPRFKQLGVIASTQAIFATPDVTTLTNYAPLLGPKRAALSNNFKQFDDAGARQAFGSDYPVFPMDVIRGMYTAVTRMTPEGTPRGGWYPAGRITVEAALRHYTRDAAYAAFMENDAGMLRAGMLADFVVLSDDLLRMPPEQMLRVKVVRTVVGGRDAYVAGGG, encoded by the coding sequence ATGAAATTCTGCTCCCTGCTCCCCGCCGCCTGCCTCCTGCTCCCTGGTCTGCTGGCCGCACAAGCGACAGCTGCCGCGGATGCCGTCTATCTCAACGCCCGCGTCTGGACGGGTGACTCGCTCAACCCCGCCGCCGAAGCGCTGGCGGTGCGCGGCGGGCGTCTGGTTGGGGTGGGACGCGAGGCGGATATCCGCATGCTGGTGGGGCCCGCCACGAAGGTGACCGACCTGGGCGGCCAGCGCGTGGTGCCGGGGTTCATAGACGCGCACTGGCATCTGCCCACGCAGTCGCGGGCCGATTTGGTAGGGGCCGGTAACGTGCAGGAAATTGTGAAGCGGCTGCAGGCGTGGGCGGCCAGGCTCCCCAAGGGGGCGTGGGTGGTGGGGCGCGGATGGACGCCCAGCGACTTTCCGCAGAACGCGGCGCACAAGCAGTATCTCGATGCGGCGTTCCCCAGCCAGCCGGTGTTCATTACCGACCGCGACGGGCATCAGGCGTTGGCCAACAGTGTGGCGCTACGACTGGCGCAGGTCACCGCGGCCACCAAAGACCCGGCGCAGGGGGTGGTGGAGCGTGGGGCCGGCGGTGTGCCTACGGGGCTGCTCAAGGAGAGTGCGAGCGGGTTGGTGAGCCGTCTCATTCCGCCCCCCAGTGCGGCCGACATTTCGCGGCGCATTCACGAGGAAACGCGCGCGGCGGCGAGTCATGGGATTACCATGGTGCACGAGGCCTCACGTCGCGAGGCGAGTGGGGAGGTGTTTGAGGTGCTCGCGGCGGCGGCCAAGGCGGACACGATGCTGCTGCGCTGGTATGTGTCGGTGCCCTTCAACCCCGGCGCCACGCGGGCGCAGCTGGCGAGCTATGTGGCGCTCAAGCAGCGCTTCAGCGGGCCATGGCTGCGTTACGGTATTGCCAAGGGGATGCTCGATGGCACCGTAGACGCGCAGACCGCGGCCATGCTGGAACCGTACGCCAACACTGATGCCACGGGGCTGCCGTTCTGGAGTGCATCACAGCTGAACGGTGGTGTGGTGCGCTACGACAGCGCCGGGCTGCAGGTGGAGTTGCACGCCATTGGTGACAAGGCGGTGCGTATGGCGCTCGATGCCTTTGCGCAGGCGCAGCGGGCAAACGGCAAACGCGACAGCCGCCACCGGGTGGAGCACATTGAAGTGCCGCACCCCGGCGACTTGCCGCGCTTCAAGCAGCTGGGGGTGATTGCCAGTACGCAGGCGATATTTGCCACGCCCGACGTGACCACGCTGACCAACTACGCGCCGTTGCTGGGCCCCAAGCGGGCGGCACTGAGCAACAACTTCAAACAGTTCGACGACGCCGGCGCGCGTCAGGCCTTTGGCAGTGACTATCCGGTCTTTCCCATGGATGTCATTCGCGGCATGTACACGGCCGTGACGCGCATGACTCCCGAAGGCACACCGCGTGGTGGCTGGTATCCGGCGGGGCGCATTACGGTGGAGGCGGCGCTGCGGCACTACACGCGTGATGCGGCCTATGCGGCGTTCATGGAGAACGATGCGGGGATGTTGCGCGCCGGCATGCTGGCCGACTTCGTGGTGCTGTCGGACGATCTGCTGCGTATGCCGCCCGAGCAGATGCTGCGCGTGAAAGTGGTGCGCACCGTGGTGGGTGGGCGCGATGCGTATGTGGCGGGTGGCGGCTGA
- a CDS encoding HAEPLYID family protein, producing MPRVRVALALLVALLSPHSLMAQQRVDTLTRRDSLASVRDSVFLERVERVTESPKVYHAEPIGIDLMRDLGARKGEAEWNVGFAQKDKGTYDEILTFVEYEWAPVNRVGLEIEVPVVFHAPLGSGGERPPSDQIEGLKLAGMYTLQVDTVRHWSTALGYLHEVLLNETNAVLLRKPVDGQLFNPFLVTARRWTDNWHTLLYTGPRLVRRSGGGWEKPVFEANWNVHYMVPGTRNFVGLEVNQSVENRRSNYVLRPQMRVSINDHFLIGIAGGIPVNREKERVGTFIRLIYEPRSGNKTSRKH from the coding sequence ATGCCACGCGTGCGCGTGGCCTTGGCCCTCCTGGTCGCGCTGCTGTCTCCACATTCGCTCATGGCGCAACAGCGCGTGGATACACTCACCCGCCGAGATTCGCTGGCCTCGGTGCGCGACTCCGTGTTTCTCGAGCGGGTGGAGCGAGTCACCGAGTCGCCCAAGGTGTATCACGCCGAACCCATTGGCATTGATCTCATGCGCGATCTGGGCGCGCGAAAAGGGGAAGCGGAATGGAATGTGGGATTCGCCCAGAAAGACAAAGGCACCTACGATGAAATTCTCACCTTCGTGGAGTACGAATGGGCACCAGTGAACCGGGTGGGTCTCGAAATCGAAGTGCCCGTCGTGTTTCATGCCCCACTGGGTTCCGGCGGCGAGCGTCCGCCCAGTGATCAGATTGAGGGGCTCAAACTGGCCGGCATGTACACGCTGCAGGTGGACACGGTACGACACTGGAGCACCGCGCTTGGTTATCTGCACGAAGTGCTCCTGAACGAAACGAATGCGGTACTGTTGCGAAAGCCGGTGGACGGACAGCTGTTCAATCCGTTTCTGGTTACGGCTCGTCGGTGGACGGACAACTGGCACACGCTGTTGTACACCGGCCCGCGTCTTGTTCGGCGCAGTGGTGGTGGCTGGGAGAAGCCGGTGTTCGAAGCCAACTGGAACGTGCACTACATGGTCCCCGGCACCCGAAATTTCGTGGGACTCGAGGTGAATCAGAGCGTGGAGAATCGTCGCAGCAACTATGTGCTGCGGCCGCAGATGCGGGTCTCCATCAATGACCATTTCCTCATTGGGATTGCCGGCGGCATTCCGGTGAACCGTGAGAAGGAACGGGTGGGCACGTTCATCCGTCTCATCTATGAGCCGCGCAGCGGCAACAAGACGTCACGCAAGCACTGA
- a CDS encoding hemolysin family protein — translation MLGEIAMEVVVILILLVINGVFSMSELAVMTAKRTRLEHQVEETGDAGARAALTLAANPNAFLSTVQVGITLVGVLAGAFGGAGIAEVLALQFTRVTWLAPYATSIAFAIVVTIITFLSLIIGELVPKNIALSNPERVAAWVARPMGALSRVGGPIVRLLTATTNLVLRAMGLGTVAEAGVTEQDIRALVEQGAESGVVEAAEQEIVENTFRLGDRTVESIMTPRPDVLWVDISDPPEVLREQLAQAARERFLVCEGELDQVVGIVFAEDLVVRAVAGDAIHNAEALRAVSRTPEYVPAMMPVFKLLSTLRERRSHAAVVLDEYGTVAGLVTLHDLLESLVGDVPDAANGDEANFVRHANGSWQIDAATSLEEVEARLGIEAGEREQAEILTLGGFVMGRLGRVAREGDVVEWGERRVVVTRMQGRRIVTVVIEAARRSAVDPSRLLS, via the coding sequence ATGCTGGGCGAAATTGCCATGGAAGTCGTGGTCATTCTCATTCTGCTGGTCATCAATGGCGTCTTCTCCATGTCGGAGTTGGCGGTCATGACCGCCAAGCGCACTCGGCTTGAACATCAGGTTGAAGAGACGGGTGATGCTGGTGCACGGGCAGCGCTTACCCTCGCCGCCAACCCCAACGCGTTTCTTTCCACGGTACAAGTGGGCATTACGCTGGTGGGGGTGCTGGCGGGCGCCTTTGGTGGGGCCGGTATTGCCGAGGTGCTGGCGCTGCAGTTCACACGCGTGACGTGGTTGGCGCCTTACGCAACCTCCATTGCGTTTGCGATTGTGGTTACCATCATCACCTTTCTCTCGCTCATCATTGGCGAGCTGGTCCCCAAGAACATCGCGCTCTCCAATCCCGAGCGGGTGGCCGCGTGGGTGGCGCGTCCCATGGGGGCGCTGTCGCGAGTGGGCGGGCCAATCGTTCGGCTGCTAACGGCCACCACCAACCTGGTGCTGCGTGCCATGGGGTTGGGGACGGTGGCTGAGGCTGGTGTGACCGAGCAGGATATTCGCGCGCTGGTGGAGCAGGGCGCGGAGTCGGGAGTGGTGGAAGCCGCCGAGCAGGAGATTGTGGAGAATACGTTTCGGCTGGGCGATCGCACGGTGGAGAGCATCATGACCCCTCGCCCTGATGTGCTGTGGGTGGACATCAGTGATCCGCCTGAGGTGTTGCGCGAGCAGCTGGCGCAGGCGGCGCGCGAGCGGTTTCTGGTGTGCGAAGGTGAACTCGATCAGGTGGTGGGCATCGTGTTTGCGGAGGACCTGGTAGTACGCGCAGTGGCCGGCGACGCCATTCACAATGCTGAGGCGCTGCGCGCGGTGTCGCGTACGCCGGAGTATGTGCCGGCCATGATGCCGGTCTTCAAGCTGCTCTCCACGCTCCGTGAACGCCGCTCGCACGCGGCGGTGGTCCTCGATGAGTATGGCACCGTGGCCGGGCTGGTCACGCTGCACGATCTGCTGGAATCACTGGTGGGTGACGTGCCCGACGCAGCCAACGGTGACGAGGCCAACTTCGTGCGTCACGCCAACGGCAGCTGGCAGATTGATGCCGCCACGTCGTTGGAAGAAGTGGAGGCGCGCTTGGGCATTGAGGCCGGCGAACGTGAGCAGGCCGAGATTCTCACATTGGGTGGTTTTGTCATGGGTCGTCTCGGTCGTGTCGCGCGCGAGGGGGACGTGGTGGAGTGGGGAGAGCGGCGTGTCGTGGTAACACGCATGCAGGGACGGCGCATCGTGACCGTCGTCATTGAAGCCGCTCGTCGTAGCGCGGTGGATCCGTCGCGACTGCTGTCGTAG
- a CDS encoding cytochrome P450 translates to MPELRQGTHPLTEPAVAGSRVELRRFAHVQAALLHPQLVVPGTQSAGHEAHADVHSAVRAHIPLDVVRGARGVLVAEALSLVDAVDAEGACFMTAVAQPWARVATGALTGLSDGVVSECWPLARTIFHAAAQSSNGGTTPVAQQAAVTLLGTLGVQHGAAAVQTFVALSQSLPALLGCAAQALLEHPAQYAWLRAHSGALTTNAAHELLRYATPTRAVYRQALANVDIDDRHIRTNDLVVIQLHAANRDATHFNEPNTLQLSLGRAGHVAFGAGAHYCSGAAIVRLLLECVLEALATSRVVLSLAGEVEWLDGVALRAPTRLPMRSQ, encoded by the coding sequence GTGCCTGAGCTTCGCCAAGGGACTCACCCCCTGACCGAGCCCGCCGTGGCGGGGTCGCGTGTGGAGCTGCGCCGCTTTGCTCATGTGCAGGCGGCGCTGCTGCACCCGCAGCTGGTGGTGCCCGGCACGCAGAGCGCCGGGCACGAGGCGCACGCCGATGTGCACTCGGCCGTGCGGGCCCATATCCCGCTGGATGTGGTGCGTGGCGCGCGCGGCGTACTGGTGGCGGAGGCGCTTTCGCTGGTGGATGCCGTGGACGCTGAGGGCGCGTGCTTCATGACTGCCGTGGCGCAGCCGTGGGCGCGGGTGGCAACCGGTGCACTGACCGGGCTTTCTGATGGTGTGGTGAGCGAGTGCTGGCCGCTGGCGCGCACGATCTTCCATGCGGCGGCGCAGTCGTCCAATGGTGGCACAACACCAGTGGCGCAGCAGGCGGCGGTCACGTTGCTTGGCACGTTGGGTGTGCAGCACGGCGCCGCCGCGGTACAAACATTCGTGGCGTTGTCGCAATCGTTGCCGGCGCTGCTGGGGTGTGCGGCGCAGGCGCTGCTGGAGCACCCGGCGCAATACGCCTGGCTGCGCGCGCACAGCGGTGCGCTGACCACCAACGCCGCGCACGAATTGTTGCGCTACGCCACGCCTACACGGGCGGTGTACCGACAGGCGCTCGCCAACGTGGATATCGACGACCGGCACATTCGCACCAACGATTTGGTGGTTATCCAACTGCACGCCGCCAACCGTGATGCCACGCATTTCAACGAGCCCAACACCCTGCAGCTCAGCCTCGGCCGCGCCGGCCACGTGGCCTTTGGCGCCGGCGCCCACTACTGCAGTGGCGCAGCCATTGTGCGCCTGCTGCTGGAATGTGTACTGGAGGCGCTGGCCACATCGCGCGTCGTGCTCTCGTTGGCAGGTGAAGTAGAGTGGCTGGACGGTGTGGCCTTGCGGGCGCCGACGCGGTTACCCATGCGTAGTCAATAA
- a CDS encoding WD40/YVTN/BNR-like repeat-containing protein, translated as MRITPRRALASALGCTALLSLSAHTAQAQRGQGRVAPANADTSFDVKWRNIGPNQSGRMVAVAGSTSRPDEYYMGTTGGGVFKTTDGGKTALPVTDAYFGGTIGSIAVQQNNPDVVWVGGGETPIRGNVSHGEGVWKSTDAGKTWQYMGLKETQYISRVRINPDNPDIVYVGALGHVFGPNKERGVYRTTDGGKTWKNILFRNDSTGVADMIMDPTNPKIIYVSFWQAGRKPWQLVSGGMGSGIFKTTDGGDTWTEITRNKGLPQSGPLGAIGITVSPAKPSRLWAIIEHEPNGGVYRSDDAGATWTFMTGDRNLRQRSWYYSKLYADPKDTNVVYGPQVSPLVSKDGGKTFVRGFGGGDNHDIWIDPTDPKRIAVAHDNGLIITKDGGTNSVRVAVATGQYYHVHLTNHFPYHVCGAKQDAGSSCGPVRAAALGGREAMMAQMMGGGAAPAAPASPYSAFYSVAGGESGYISSDPRDPDITYGANYGGSMDMVNRRTGKSLSLDPWPLNPMGHDAKDSKYRFQWTYPIVHSPHDPNTIYVGSNVVFRSRDRGMTWTPISRDLTRNDPRTLGASGGPITKDQTSVEYYGTVFTLAESKLVKGVIWTGSDDGLLHVSRDNGVTWKNVTPKGLPEWMRWSIIEAGQHAAGTAYVAGNRYQMDDFAPYLYKTTDYGVTWTKIVNGIAADHFTRAIREDLHRPGMLYAATERGVMVSYDAGANWTSLQKNLPPVPVSDMMLRDDDLAISTHGRAFWVLENLTSLRWAPEVEKAAGSAPYLYKPVPVYRLNGQTQPTFTYRLPADSMVVKFEFYDAAGKLVGTAASNDTTKPPVDPRFAGMGFTPPAPPKPGIRKGVNRFTYTMKHDDAKTFRGMITWAGRGNGPAMAPGMYRVRMTAGNSAPVSYDFRVLPDPRSDATEADLKEQVRFALQVRDKITAANEGVIESRHIKNALNDRAPKMASVAAFAPLAKSFADSLLAVEDSLYQTKNQSGQDPLNFPIRLNDQLGGLMGFVMSGERRPAKQSYDVWNVLAPKTDGELARLERVITTQLPKVNALLKAAGQPEIVRSKTEGPAPRPITP; from the coding sequence GTGCGAATCACTCCCCGCCGTGCGCTGGCGTCCGCTTTGGGCTGCACCGCACTTCTGTCGTTGTCTGCGCACACCGCGCAGGCGCAGCGAGGTCAGGGCCGAGTGGCCCCGGCCAACGCCGATACCTCGTTTGATGTGAAGTGGCGCAACATCGGCCCCAACCAGTCGGGTCGTATGGTTGCCGTGGCCGGCAGTACGTCGCGCCCCGATGAGTACTACATGGGCACCACCGGTGGTGGCGTGTTCAAAACCACCGACGGCGGCAAGACGGCGTTGCCGGTAACCGACGCGTACTTTGGCGGCACCATTGGCAGTATTGCGGTGCAGCAGAACAATCCGGATGTCGTGTGGGTGGGTGGTGGCGAAACGCCCATTCGCGGCAACGTGAGCCATGGTGAAGGCGTGTGGAAGAGCACCGACGCCGGCAAGACGTGGCAGTACATGGGGCTCAAGGAAACGCAGTACATCTCGCGTGTGCGCATCAACCCGGACAATCCGGACATCGTGTACGTGGGCGCACTGGGGCATGTCTTTGGCCCCAACAAGGAACGCGGCGTGTACCGCACCACCGACGGTGGCAAGACGTGGAAGAACATCCTCTTCCGCAACGATTCCACCGGTGTGGCGGACATGATCATGGACCCCACCAACCCCAAGATCATCTACGTGAGCTTCTGGCAGGCCGGGCGCAAGCCGTGGCAGCTGGTGAGCGGCGGCATGGGGAGCGGCATCTTCAAGACCACCGACGGTGGTGATACGTGGACCGAGATCACGCGCAACAAGGGGCTGCCGCAGAGCGGGCCGTTGGGCGCCATTGGCATTACGGTGAGCCCGGCCAAGCCGAGCCGCTTGTGGGCCATTATCGAGCACGAGCCCAACGGTGGTGTGTATCGCAGTGATGATGCGGGCGCCACGTGGACGTTCATGACCGGCGACCGCAATCTGCGTCAGCGTTCCTGGTACTACAGCAAGCTGTACGCCGACCCGAAGGACACGAACGTGGTGTACGGCCCGCAGGTGAGCCCGCTGGTGAGCAAGGACGGCGGCAAGACCTTTGTGCGCGGCTTTGGTGGTGGCGACAACCACGACATCTGGATTGACCCCACCGACCCCAAGCGCATTGCCGTGGCGCACGACAACGGGTTGATCATTACGAAGGACGGCGGCACGAACAGTGTGCGTGTCGCGGTGGCCACGGGGCAGTACTACCACGTGCACCTCACGAACCACTTCCCGTACCATGTGTGCGGTGCCAAGCAGGACGCCGGTTCGAGCTGCGGCCCCGTGCGGGCAGCGGCGCTGGGCGGCCGTGAAGCGATGATGGCGCAGATGATGGGTGGCGGTGCGGCGCCGGCGGCGCCGGCGAGCCCGTACAGCGCGTTCTACAGTGTGGCCGGCGGTGAGAGCGGATACATCAGCAGCGACCCGCGCGACCCGGACATCACCTACGGCGCCAACTACGGCGGCAGCATGGACATGGTGAACCGTCGCACCGGCAAGTCGCTCTCGCTCGATCCGTGGCCGCTCAACCCCATGGGCCACGACGCGAAGGACAGCAAGTATCGCTTCCAGTGGACGTATCCCATCGTGCATTCGCCGCACGATCCGAACACCATTTACGTGGGCAGCAACGTGGTGTTCCGTTCGCGCGATCGTGGCATGACGTGGACGCCCATCTCGCGCGATCTCACGCGCAATGATCCGCGCACGCTGGGCGCGAGTGGTGGCCCCATTACGAAGGACCAGACCAGCGTGGAGTACTACGGCACGGTGTTTACGCTGGCCGAGTCGAAGCTGGTGAAGGGGGTGATCTGGACCGGTAGTGATGACGGGTTGTTGCATGTGAGCCGCGACAACGGCGTGACGTGGAAGAACGTGACCCCCAAGGGGCTCCCCGAGTGGATGCGGTGGAGCATCATTGAGGCCGGTCAGCATGCCGCGGGCACCGCGTATGTGGCGGGCAACCGGTATCAGATGGACGACTTTGCGCCGTATCTGTACAAGACTACGGATTACGGGGTGACCTGGACAAAGATCGTGAACGGCATTGCCGCCGATCATTTCACGCGCGCCATTCGTGAAGACCTGCATCGCCCGGGCATGTTGTACGCGGCGACGGAGCGCGGCGTGATGGTGAGCTACGATGCCGGCGCCAACTGGACGTCGCTGCAGAAGAATCTGCCGCCGGTGCCGGTGAGCGACATGATGCTGCGTGACGACGACCTGGCCATTTCCACGCACGGTCGTGCCTTCTGGGTGCTGGAGAATCTCACGAGCCTGCGTTGGGCGCCTGAGGTGGAGAAGGCGGCCGGGAGTGCGCCGTACCTGTACAAGCCGGTGCCGGTGTACCGGTTGAACGGGCAGACGCAGCCCACGTTTACGTACCGCCTGCCAGCCGACAGCATGGTGGTGAAGTTCGAGTTCTACGATGCGGCCGGGAAGCTGGTGGGCACCGCGGCGAGCAACGACACCACGAAGCCGCCGGTGGACCCGCGTTTTGCCGGAATGGGCTTTACGCCGCCCGCGCCGCCCAAGCCGGGCATTCGCAAGGGGGTGAACCGATTCACGTACACCATGAAGCACGATGATGCCAAGACGTTCCGCGGCATGATTACGTGGGCCGGTCGTGGCAACGGGCCGGCGATGGCGCCGGGCATGTATCGCGTGCGCATGACGGCGGGGAACAGCGCGCCGGTGTCGTATGATTTCCGCGTGCTCCCCGACCCGCGCAGCGACGCGACGGAAGCGGACCTCAAGGAGCAGGTGCGCTTCGCGCTGCAGGTGCGGGACAAGATCACGGCCGCGAATGAGGGCGTGATTGAAAGCCGCCACATCAAGAACGCGCTGAATGACCGCGCGCCCAAGATGGCCAGTGTGGCGGCGTTCGCGCCGTTGGCGAAGAGCTTTGCCGATTCGCTGCTGGCGGTGGAAGACTCGTTGTATCAGACAAAAAACCAGTCGGGGCAGGACCCGCTGAACTTTCCCATTCGTCTCAACGATCAGCTGGGCGGGCTGATGGGCTTCGTCATGAGCGGCGAGCGTCGGCCGGCGAAGCAGAGCTACGATGTGTGGAACGTGCTGGCGCCCAAGACCGATGGTGAGCTGGCGCGGTTGGAGCGCGTGATCACGACGCAGCTGCCAAAGGTGAACGCGCTGCTCAAGGCGGCCGGTCAGCCGGAGATTGTGCGGAGCAAGACCGAAGGCCCCGCGCCGCGTCCCATTACTCCGTGA